Proteins co-encoded in one Campylobacter jejuni genomic window:
- a CDS encoding motility associated factor glycosyltransferase family protein, with the protein MTFTPTQKELFNKNIEALGNILLKESLKEIKSSKFELILGKDNLDINLKDTSIKNNGGGYNENLLYQDPIKELQAMLNTYNDKYLLYPVLYFYGFGNGVLFKALLQNKNHQHIVVFEKDIEIIWIMFHILDFSNELQSARLMILENDKLQTQDYNELCSFKPFFQFSRIYFLELMSHYYERFHEDVLELNKKLVQYFKDSIISHGNDSTDTLQGIEQFVYNLPQMITHPSYTKLLSKRKNLSDTAIIVSTGPSLTKQLPLLKKYANTATIFCADSSYPILAKHDIKPDYVCMLERSEFTAEFFNHDFGEFDRDIVFICAGVVHPKAIEYLKGRNLVITQKVLGLPYYINLKDFSYAAVGFSVAHMLAYLATYLNHKNIIFIGQDLAYAENGNSHPDDYQNSANYESQMYEHILTKAYGEKEEVKTHAIWILFKNYFENEIIPNTIKMGITTYNCTEGGARIEGTIEKPFLWACENLLDKDLNKPFEKLEPLSLNKQNEFLLKAYYKVYQSIKHCRDFNKILSNDFENIQSIYLSLNEKEEDINLAIEKIDEFKNKLEDIKQMQDLYDILQSLFIQFELNLARIYVLNPKTKEDAFNKSILWIKEHLEFMELVYGHIKAQENALIKNILPLEEKLKERKLDKWMERVRR; encoded by the coding sequence ATGACCTTCACCCCTACCCAAAAAGAACTCTTTAACAAAAACATTGAGGCTTTAGGTAATATTCTTTTAAAAGAAAGTTTAAAAGAAATCAAGTCTAGTAAATTTGAACTTATCTTAGGTAAAGATAATCTAGATATCAATTTAAAAGATACAAGTATAAAAAATAATGGGGGGGGGTATAATGAAAATTTACTTTATCAAGATCCCATTAAAGAGTTGCAAGCTATGTTAAACACTTACAACGACAAATACCTACTTTATCCTGTATTGTATTTTTATGGTTTTGGAAATGGAGTTTTATTTAAAGCTTTATTACAAAATAAAAATCATCAGCATATTGTTGTTTTTGAAAAAGATATAGAAATCATTTGGATCATGTTTCATATCTTAGATTTTTCAAATGAATTGCAAAGTGCAAGATTGATGATTTTGGAAAATGATAAATTACAAACTCAAGATTATAATGAACTTTGTTCTTTTAAACCTTTCTTTCAATTTTCTAGAATTTATTTTTTAGAATTAATGAGTCATTATTATGAAAGATTTCATGAAGATGTTTTGGAGTTAAATAAAAAGCTAGTACAGTATTTTAAAGATTCTATTATTTCTCATGGTAATGATTCAACAGATACTCTTCAAGGCATAGAACAATTTGTTTATAACTTACCTCAAATGATCACTCATCCTAGTTATACAAAACTCCTTTCTAAAAGAAAAAATTTAAGTGATACAGCTATTATTGTTTCTACAGGACCATCTCTTACTAAACAACTTCCTTTGTTAAAAAAATATGCTAATACAGCTACGATTTTTTGTGCAGATTCTTCTTATCCTATTTTAGCTAAACATGATATCAAGCCTGATTATGTTTGCATGCTTGAAAGAAGTGAATTTACGGCTGAATTTTTTAATCATGATTTTGGGGAATTTGATAGGGATATTGTATTTATTTGTGCTGGTGTTGTTCATCCAAAGGCGATTGAGTATTTAAAGGGTAGAAATTTAGTCATCACTCAAAAAGTTCTTGGTTTACCATATTATATAAATCTTAAAGATTTTTCTTATGCTGCCGTAGGATTTAGCGTTGCACATATGTTAGCCTACCTAGCAACTTATCTCAATCATAAAAATATCATTTTCATAGGACAGGATTTAGCTTATGCTGAAAATGGCAATTCTCATCCTGATGATTATCAAAATTCAGCTAACTATGAAAGTCAAATGTATGAGCACATTTTAACCAAAGCTTATGGCGAGAAAGAAGAAGTTAAAACTCACGCTATATGGATTTTGTTTAAAAACTATTTTGAAAATGAAATAATTCCAAACACTATAAAAATGGGTATCACCACCTACAACTGCACCGAAGGTGGAGCAAGGATAGAAGGAACTATAGAAAAACCTTTTTTATGGGCTTGTGAGAATTTACTTGATAAAGATTTAAATAAACCTTTTGAAAAATTAGAACCTTTAAGTTTAAATAAACAAAATGAGTTTTTACTTAAGGCTTATTATAAAGTTTATCAAAGTATTAAGCATTGTAGAGATTTTAATAAAATTCTAAGTAATGATTTTGAAAATATACAAAGTATATATTTGAGTTTAAATGAAAAAGAAGAGGATATCAATTTAGCTATTGAAAAAATAGATGAGTTTAAAAACAAACTTGAAGATATAAAACAAATGCAAGATTTGTATGATATCTTGCAATCTTTATTCATACAATTTGAACTTAATCTTGCTAGAATTTATGTTTTAAATCCTAAAACCAAAGAAGATGCTTTTAATAAAAGTATTCTTTGGATAAAAGAACATTTAGAATTTATGGAATTAGTTTATGGACATATTAAAGCACAAGAAAATGCTTTGATTAAAAATATACTTCCTTTAGAAGAAAAACTTAAAGAAAGAAAATTAGATAAATGGATGGAAAGGGTGAGAAGGTGA
- the legB gene encoding 4,6-dehydratase LegB, which yields MRNILVTGADGFIGSHLCESLVKKGFKVRALSQYNSFNFWGHLEKSPFLKDMEVISGDLRDSFFCEKITKNIDAIFHLGALIAIPYSYAAPQSYVDTNVNGTLNMLEAAKKNKISHFIHTSTSEVYGTAFYVPIDEKHPLQPQSPYSASKIAADMMALSYYNSFNLNVNIARPFNTYGPRQSARAIIPTIITQILSGAKEIKLGDLSPKRDLNFVLDTCEGFISLLNLKHFGEVYNIGSGVEYSMQEVLDLIQKILDSKVKIIQDEQRLRPKNSEVFRLCCDANKLKKATNWQSKISLEEGLRQSIEYFKENLENYKSELYNV from the coding sequence GTGAGAAATATTTTAGTTACAGGTGCTGATGGTTTTATAGGTTCTCATCTTTGTGAAAGTTTGGTCAAAAAAGGTTTTAAAGTCAGAGCTTTAAGCCAATATAATTCTTTTAATTTTTGGGGACATTTAGAAAAAAGTCCTTTTTTAAAAGACATGGAAGTTATAAGCGGGGATTTAAGAGATAGCTTTTTTTGCGAAAAAATTACCAAAAACATAGATGCGATCTTTCATCTTGGTGCTTTAATCGCCATCCCCTACTCCTACGCAGCCCCACAAAGCTATGTGGATACCAATGTTAATGGTACTTTAAATATGCTCGAAGCAGCTAAAAAAAACAAGATTTCACATTTTATCCACACCTCAACAAGCGAAGTTTATGGTACGGCCTTTTATGTGCCTATCGATGAAAAACACCCTTTACAACCTCAAAGCCCTTATTCTGCAAGTAAGATCGCTGCAGATATGATGGCACTAAGTTATTATAATTCTTTTAATTTAAATGTCAATATTGCACGCCCTTTTAACACCTATGGCCCAAGACAAAGCGCAAGAGCCATCATACCTACCATCATCACACAAATTTTAAGCGGAGCAAAGGAAATCAAACTAGGAGATTTAAGCCCTAAAAGGGATTTAAATTTTGTGCTAGATACTTGTGAAGGTTTTATCTCTCTTTTAAATTTAAAACATTTTGGAGAAGTTTATAATATAGGCTCAGGAGTGGAATACTCCATGCAAGAAGTACTTGATCTCATACAAAAAATTTTAGATTCTAAGGTAAAAATCATCCAAGATGAGCAAAGATTGCGTCCTAAAAATAGCGAAGTTTTTAGACTTTGTTGCGATGCAAACAAGCTTAAAAAAGCTACAAATTGGCAAAGCAAAATAAGTCTAGAAGAAGGTTTAAGACAAAGTATAGAGTATTTTAAAGAAAATTTAGAAAATTATAAAAGTGAACTTTATAATGTTTGA
- the legC gene encoding aminotransferase LegC, with product MFEKEISFIKSLFNKENIALHEPCFIGNEKKYLLECIDSGFVSSVGEFVTRFEEALKEKTKARFVIATNTGTAALHIALLANGIDENCEVITQSISFVATANAIAYTGAKPVFLDIDENTLSLSPKALEHFLENQTYQKNGFSYNKTTHKPIKACVIMHTFGLSAHIKALKELCEKYRILLIEDAAEALGSTYENKALGTFGKCGILSFNGNKIITGGCGGAILSDDENLAKLARHLSTTAKIPHPYEYDHDMIAYNYRLCNVNAAILLAGLENLEPFLENKRELAKIYKDFFKNHDKCEFIDEKSNEKSNFWLNTLLFKDENLRNIFLEECLKNNIFVRPVWKSLPSLKAFQDCQSDELINTKNLEKRLVNLPSSVRRK from the coding sequence ATGTTTGAAAAAGAAATTTCTTTTATAAAAAGTCTTTTCAATAAAGAAAATATCGCCCTACATGAGCCTTGCTTTATAGGCAATGAGAAAAAATATCTCTTAGAATGTATCGATAGCGGTTTTGTTTCAAGCGTAGGAGAATTTGTAACGCGTTTTGAAGAAGCTTTAAAAGAAAAAACCAAAGCACGCTTTGTCATCGCTACAAATACAGGCACAGCAGCCCTTCATATCGCTTTACTAGCCAATGGTATCGATGAAAACTGCGAAGTCATCACTCAAAGCATAAGCTTTGTCGCCACGGCCAATGCTATCGCTTACACAGGCGCAAAGCCCGTTTTTTTAGACATAGATGAAAATACTCTAAGTTTAAGTCCTAAGGCTTTAGAGCATTTTTTAGAAAATCAAACTTATCAAAAAAATGGTTTTAGCTATAACAAAACTACACATAAACCCATCAAAGCTTGTGTTATCATGCATACCTTTGGTTTAAGCGCTCATATCAAAGCCCTCAAAGAGCTTTGTGAAAAATACCGCATTCTTTTAATCGAAGATGCTGCAGAAGCCTTAGGAAGCACTTATGAAAATAAGGCCTTAGGCACTTTTGGAAAATGTGGAATTTTAAGCTTTAATGGCAATAAAATCATCACAGGCGGATGTGGTGGAGCGATACTAAGCGATGATGAAAATTTAGCTAAGCTTGCAAGACACCTTAGCACCACAGCCAAAATCCCCCATCCTTACGAATACGATCATGACATGATAGCTTATAATTACCGTCTTTGTAATGTAAACGCAGCGATCTTGCTTGCAGGACTTGAAAATTTAGAACCTTTTTTAGAAAACAAAAGAGAACTTGCTAAAATTTACAAGGATTTTTTTAAAAATCACGATAAATGCGAATTTATCGATGAAAAAAGCAATGAAAAAAGCAATTTTTGGCTCAATACCTTGCTTTTTAAGGATGAAAATTTAAGAAATATCTTTTTAGAAGAATGCTTGAAAAATAATATTTTTGTTCGCCCTGTATGGAAAAGCTTACCAAGTTTAAAAGCTTTTCAAGATTGTCAAAGCGATGAGCTTATAAATACCAAAAATTTAGAAAAACGCTTGGTTAATTTACCTAGCAGTGTCAGAAGAAAATAA
- a CDS encoding class I SAM-dependent methyltransferase: protein MKKYISNEEISNNLGSNEKIWEQIFSKKEWGKYPSENVIRFIARNFYNVQDRSKINILELGFGTGANLWFCAKEGFSVSGIEWSKTGLERFKARMKDENLSDKIKQIELGDYIDKLDSFKDDSFDAWMDNYSLAYNDFDKTKKIIDKAMKKLKKGGKFLSVTPSLYNDGFEKDESLGYHLVKPTSGSDACTGIIRYCDEKDLRKLYESATYSISDIKIHIQKNLTKQLNELFIVEGYKI, encoded by the coding sequence ATGAAAAAATATATTAGCAATGAAGAAATTTCAAACAATTTGGGAAGCAATGAAAAAATTTGGGAACAAATTTTTTCTAAAAAAGAATGGGGCAAGTATCCAAGTGAAAATGTTATAAGATTTATAGCAAGGAATTTTTATAATGTGCAAGATAGAAGTAAAATCAATATTTTAGAACTTGGTTTTGGAACAGGAGCTAATTTATGGTTTTGTGCAAAAGAAGGTTTTAGTGTAAGTGGTATAGAATGGAGCAAAACAGGATTAGAGCGTTTTAAAGCTCGTATGAAAGATGAGAATTTAAGTGATAAAATCAAGCAAATTGAACTGGGTGATTATATCGATAAATTAGATAGTTTTAAAGATGATAGTTTTGATGCGTGGATGGATAATTATTCCTTAGCTTACAATGATTTTGATAAAACTAAAAAGATTATAGACAAAGCGATGAAAAAACTCAAAAAAGGTGGGAAATTTCTTTCTGTAACTCCAAGTCTTTACAATGATGGTTTTGAAAAAGATGAGAGTTTGGGGTATCATTTAGTAAAACCTACAAGTGGAAGTGATGCTTGCACAGGTATTATAAGGTATTGTGATGAAAAAGATTTACGAAAACTTTATGAGAGTGCAACCTATAGTATTAGTGATATAAAAATTCACATACAAAAAAATTTAACCAAACAATTAAATGAACTTTTTATAGTTGAAGGATATAAAATATGA
- a CDS encoding class I SAM-dependent methyltransferase yields MNIWEQIFSKKEWGKYPSENVIRFIARNFYNVQDRSKINILELGFGTGANLWFCAKEGFSVSGIEWSKTGLERFKARMKDENLSDKIKQIELGDYIDKLDSFKDDSFDAIIDVASLCCNDREKSKNIFTKAVRKLKKGGKFYSSALSKQVFGYEADKGDFFEPNHGIYIKMGSLRFDDEKSLKELYKELKCINFYTQTLKDKQSIKEEILIFEGEKSSTEAMGGGIIKNKALENE; encoded by the coding sequence ATGAATATATGGGAACAAATTTTTTCTAAAAAAGAATGGGGCAAGTATCCAAGTGAAAATGTTATAAGATTTATAGCAAGGAATTTTTATAATGTGCAAGATAGAAGTAAAATCAATATTTTAGAACTTGGTTTTGGAACAGGAGCTAATTTATGGTTTTGTGCAAAAGAAGGTTTTAGTGTAAGTGGTATAGAATGGAGCAAAACAGGATTAGAGCGTTTTAAAGCTCGTATGAAAGATGAGAATTTAAGTGATAAAATCAAGCAAATTGAACTGGGTGATTATATCGATAAATTAGATAGTTTTAAAGATGATAGTTTTGATGCCATTATAGATGTGGCATCGCTTTGTTGCAACGATAGAGAAAAGTCAAAAAATATTTTCACAAAAGCCGTTAGAAAACTTAAAAAGGGTGGCAAGTTTTATTCTAGTGCTTTATCCAAGCAAGTTTTTGGATATGAAGCTGACAAAGGAGATTTTTTCGAGCCAAATCACGGAATTTACATCAAAATGGGTTCTTTGCGTTTTGATGATGAAAAAAGCTTAAAAGAACTTTATAAAGAATTAAAATGTATCAATTTTTATACCCAAACCTTAAAGGATAAGCAAAGTATCAAAGAAGAAATTTTAATCTTTGAAGGTGAAAAAAGCTCTACAGAAGCTATGGGGGGGGGGATTATCAAAAACAAGGCTTTGGAAAATGAGTAA
- a CDS encoding N-acetyl sugar amidotransferase has translation MKYCDYCVMPDTRPGLKFFKDENGKNICSACVNHKNKENIDYKARFKELEALCDKYRRMNGKFEYDCAIAVSGGKDSHFQVHIMKEKLEMNPILFSVEDNFTMTEAGKKNLKNLSETFGCHIISLKPDIKTQKKVMLKTFEKYGKPTWFIDRLIYSYPFAMALKFNTPLLVYGENVSYEYGGSDTEETPSAKEIFLNGVASDLDINEFIDDEIKEENLQLFFNPSKDKLDKLDPIYLSYFIKWNSYSNYIFAKSRGFSDLQDEWDRSHCAENFDQVDSIGYILHAWMKYPKFGHAMASDYAARFVRYGLLSRKEAIELVQKRDHKLDNKCVEDFCNFIGISKTTFWKIVEKHYNMDLFYKNDFGEFKLKNKLQ, from the coding sequence ATGAAATATTGTGATTATTGTGTTATGCCAGATACCAGACCCGGACTTAAATTTTTTAAAGATGAAAATGGCAAAAATATATGCAGTGCTTGTGTTAATCATAAAAATAAAGAAAATATTGATTATAAAGCAAGATTTAAAGAGCTTGAAGCCTTATGCGATAAATACCGCAGAATGAATGGAAAATTTGAATATGATTGTGCTATTGCCGTAAGTGGAGGTAAAGATTCGCATTTTCAAGTGCATATCATGAAAGAAAAACTTGAAATGAATCCTATTCTTTTTAGCGTTGAAGATAATTTCACCATGACTGAAGCAGGTAAGAAAAATCTTAAAAATTTAAGTGAAACTTTTGGTTGTCATATCATTAGCTTAAAACCTGATATCAAAACTCAAAAAAAAGTTATGCTAAAAACCTTTGAAAAATATGGAAAACCCACTTGGTTTATTGATAGACTGATTTACAGCTATCCTTTTGCTATGGCTTTAAAATTTAATACACCTTTATTGGTTTATGGAGAAAATGTTAGTTATGAATATGGAGGTAGTGATACCGAAGAAACTCCTAGCGCCAAAGAAATATTTTTAAATGGTGTAGCTAGTGATTTAGATATAAATGAATTTATAGACGATGAAATCAAAGAAGAAAATTTGCAACTTTTTTTCAATCCAAGCAAAGATAAACTCGATAAACTTGATCCTATTTATCTGAGCTATTTTATAAAATGGAATTCTTACTCAAATTATATCTTTGCTAAAAGTCGTGGATTTAGCGATTTGCAAGATGAGTGGGATAGAAGTCATTGTGCAGAAAATTTTGATCAAGTTGATAGTATAGGCTATATCCTACACGCTTGGATGAAATATCCCAAATTTGGTCATGCTATGGCAAGTGATTATGCAGCTCGTTTTGTGCGCTATGGGCTTTTAAGCAGAAAAGAAGCCATTGAACTCGTGCAAAAAAGAGATCATAAGCTTGACAATAAATGTGTTGAAGATTTTTGCAACTTCATAGGTATTAGCAAAACCACATTTTGGAAAATAGTAGAAAAACACTATAATATGGATTTATTTTATAAAAATGATTTTGGAGAATTTAAATTAAAAAATAAATTACAATAA
- a CDS encoding class I SAM-dependent methyltransferase, whose translation MQNSLETYTMKYNENGYGLLFPDAHVVRFYERILKYKLNKINGNLLDFGCGNGVHSAYFQSKGFKTFGIDIVPSLKEIWEQNIRGGGYCKIIEPNSSIKGLFDENMDIIFANQSLYYIPLKELKQNILEFYELLNTGGILFATMMSKKNYYFSHSQKEEKNGLSKVEINGRLNETSFIHFIDKAQDLENLFQPFETLFLGDYDPINFYNFEGSAHHYIYVGIKK comes from the coding sequence ATGCAAAACTCATTAGAAACTTATACAATGAAATATAATGAAAATGGATACGGATTACTTTTTCCAGATGCTCATGTAGTACGTTTTTATGAAAGAATTTTAAAATACAAACTAAATAAAATAAATGGAAATTTACTTGATTTTGGTTGTGGCAATGGTGTACATTCAGCGTATTTTCAAAGCAAAGGGTTTAAAACCTTCGGAATAGATATAGTTCCAAGTTTAAAAGAAATTTGGGAGCAAAATATTAGGGGGGGGGGATATTGTAAAATTATAGAACCAAATTCTAGTATCAAAGGACTTTTTGATGAAAATATGGATATCATCTTTGCAAATCAAAGTCTTTACTATATACCCTTAAAAGAACTTAAACAAAATATTTTAGAATTTTACGAACTTTTAAACACGGGTGGAATACTTTTTGCTACAATGATGAGCAAGAAAAATTATTATTTTTCCCACAGTCAAAAAGAAGAAAAAAATGGCTTGAGTAAAGTTGAAATTAATGGAAGATTAAATGAAACAAGCTTTATACATTTTATTGATAAAGCCCAAGATCTAGAAAATCTTTTTCAACCTTTTGAAACTTTATTTTTAGGAGATTATGATCCTATTAATTTTTATAATTTTGAAGGATCAGCACACCATTACATTTATGTAGGTATTAAAAAATAA
- the legI gene encoding N,N'-diacetyllegionaminate synthase — MKKTLIIAEAGVNHNGDLNLAKKLIEVAADSGADFVKFQSFKAKNCISIKAKKAPYQLKTTASDESQLQMVQKLELDLKAHKELILHAKKCNIAFLSTPFDLESVDLLNELGLKIFKIPSGEITNLPYLKKIAKLDKKIILSTGMANLGEIEQALNVLCKNGTKRQNITLLHCTTEYPAPFDEVNLKAMQSLKDAFKLDVGYSDHTRGIHISLAAVALGACVIEKHFTLDKNMSGPDHKASLEPQELKMLCTQIRQIQKAMGDGIKKASKSEQKNINIVRKSLVAKKDIQKGEIFNEGNLTTKRPANGISAMRYEEFLGKIATKNYKEDELIRE; from the coding sequence ATGAAAAAAACTCTTATCATCGCAGAAGCAGGGGTTAATCACAATGGTGATTTAAATTTGGCTAAAAAGTTAATAGAAGTCGCAGCAGACTCAGGGGCTGATTTTGTTAAATTTCAAAGTTTTAAAGCCAAAAACTGCATCAGTATAAAGGCTAAAAAAGCACCCTATCAGCTTAAAACCACAGCTAGCGATGAGAGTCAACTTCAAATGGTGCAAAAACTTGAACTCGATCTTAAAGCTCACAAAGAGCTTATCTTGCACGCAAAAAAATGCAATATCGCCTTTCTTTCTACTCCTTTTGATCTTGAAAGTGTAGATCTTTTAAATGAGTTAGGCTTAAAAATCTTTAAAATTCCAAGCGGAGAAATCACCAATCTACCCTATCTTAAAAAAATTGCAAAACTTGATAAAAAAATCATACTTTCAACCGGCATGGCAAATTTAGGCGAGATAGAACAAGCTTTAAATGTGCTTTGCAAAAACGGTACTAAACGCCAAAACATCACTCTTTTACACTGCACTACAGAATACCCTGCCCCTTTTGATGAGGTCAATCTGAAAGCCATGCAAAGCTTAAAAGATGCTTTTAAACTTGATGTGGGCTATTCTGATCACACAAGGGGCATACACATTTCCCTAGCTGCGGTTGCCTTAGGAGCTTGTGTGATAGAAAAGCATTTTACCCTAGATAAAAATATGTCAGGACCTGATCATAAAGCAAGTTTAGAACCTCAAGAACTAAAAATGCTTTGCACCCAAATAAGACAAATACAAAAGGCAATGGGTGATGGCATAAAAAAAGCAAGTAAAAGCGAACAAAAAAATATCAACATAGTAAGAAAAAGTTTAGTCGCTAAAAAAGATATCCAAAAAGGAGAAATTTTTAACGAAGGAAATCTTACTACCAAACGCCCCGCAAATGGTATAAGTGCTATGAGATATGAAGAGTTTTTAGGTAAAATTGCTACTAAAAACTACAAAGAAGATGAGCTTATCCGTGAGTAA
- the legG gene encoding GDP-N,N'-diacetylbacillosamine 2-epimerase (hydrolyzing) → MSKRKICIVSATRAEWYLLRNLCHEIQNDKDLSLQIIATGAHLSPEFGLTYKEIEKEFKITKKIPILLANDDKISLCKSMSLAFSAFSDAFEDLKPDMVVILGDRYEMLSVASVCLLMHIPLVHLCGGELTLGAIDDSIRHSISKMSHLHFVSHEIYKKRLLQLGEEEKRVFNIGSLASTIIKNMNFLNKKDLEKALEMKLDKELYLITYHPLTLNVKNTQKEIKTLLKKLDTLKNASLIFTKANADENGLLINEILQNYCQKNSHKAKLFDNLGSQKYLSLMKIAKAMIGNSSSGISESPFFKTPCINIGDRQKGRLRTQNIIDCEINDLDQAFEKLESKEFKQNLKNFKNPYDNDKNPNKFIKTCLKNANLDTILHKNFIDL, encoded by the coding sequence GTGAGTAAAAGAAAAATTTGTATAGTCAGTGCAACAAGGGCTGAATGGTATCTTTTAAGAAATTTATGTCATGAAATTCAAAACGATAAAGATCTAAGCCTTCAAATCATCGCTACAGGAGCACATTTAAGCCCTGAGTTTGGACTCACTTATAAAGAAATAGAAAAAGAATTTAAAATCACTAAGAAAATTCCTATCCTACTTGCAAATGATGATAAAATAAGCCTTTGCAAAAGCATGAGTTTAGCTTTTAGTGCTTTTAGCGATGCTTTTGAAGACTTAAAACCTGATATGGTGGTAATTTTAGGCGATCGTTATGAAATGCTTAGCGTAGCAAGTGTATGTCTTTTGATGCACATACCTTTAGTGCATTTATGTGGCGGGGAGCTTACTTTAGGGGCTATTGATGATAGTATAAGACACAGCATTTCAAAAATGTCACATTTACATTTTGTAAGTCATGAAATTTATAAAAAAAGGCTTTTGCAACTTGGAGAAGAAGAAAAAAGGGTTTTTAATATAGGTTCTTTAGCTTCTACTATCATAAAAAATATGAATTTTTTAAACAAAAAAGATTTAGAAAAAGCCTTAGAAATGAAACTAGATAAAGAACTTTACTTAATCACTTATCATCCTTTAACCTTAAATGTAAAAAATACTCAAAAAGAGATTAAAACCTTACTTAAAAAACTTGACACCCTTAAAAACGCAAGTTTGATTTTTACCAAAGCAAATGCCGATGAAAATGGACTTTTAATCAATGAAATTTTGCAAAATTACTGCCAAAAAAACTCACACAAGGCTAAACTTTTTGATAATCTTGGCTCACAAAAATACCTAAGTCTTATGAAAATAGCCAAAGCCATGATAGGCAATTCTTCAAGCGGTATTAGTGAAAGTCCTTTTTTTAAAACTCCTTGCATTAATATAGGCGATAGACAAAAAGGGCGTTTAAGAACTCAAAATATCATTGATTGCGAAATCAACGATCTTGATCAAGCTTTTGAAAAATTAGAAAGCAAAGAATTTAAACAAAATTTAAAAAATTTTAAAAACCCTTATGATAATGATAAAAATCCCAATAAATTCATAAAAACTTGCCTAAAAAATGCAAATTTAGATACAATTTTACATAAAAATTTCATCGATTTATAA
- a CDS encoding nucleotidyltransferase family protein: MDINKLKLTPDSSIEEALKIVGQERVRLGIIVDKKDKFLGVISDSNIRKALISGKTLKDSIKDIYTKNPITIKENTSKEQLLKISAKTDIYDFPVLDEKGQILSIKSVSSLLKANPNSIIIMAGGLGSRLKELTKDTPKPMLKVGKKPILESIVQRLKNQNFENFIFCVNYKKQIIEDYFQKGQKFGVKISYIKERKKLGTAGALSLIKQEFKESFIVMNADILTELDFNDLLKAHKKSKALMSVCVREFEQQIPYGVITQKQGFIENIEEKPTQKFLVSAGIYVLENEILNLIAKNEYLDMPELIKLALQKGKVNTYIINDYWIDIGRPDEFLKANEDFK; encoded by the coding sequence GTGGATATAAACAAACTCAAACTCACCCCTGATTCAAGCATAGAAGAAGCTTTAAAAATAGTCGGGCAAGAACGCGTTAGACTAGGCATTATAGTTGATAAAAAGGATAAATTTTTAGGAGTCATTAGCGATTCAAACATCAGAAAAGCTTTAATTAGTGGCAAAACTTTAAAAGATAGTATCAAGGATATTTACACTAAAAATCCCATCACCATAAAAGAAAACACAAGCAAAGAACAGCTTTTAAAAATTTCTGCTAAAACCGATATTTATGATTTTCCTGTTTTAGATGAAAAAGGGCAAATTCTTTCCATAAAATCTGTCTCATCGCTCTTAAAAGCCAATCCAAACTCCATTATCATCATGGCTGGTGGCTTAGGCTCTCGCTTAAAAGAGCTGACTAAAGATACTCCAAAACCCATGCTAAAAGTAGGCAAAAAGCCTATTTTAGAAAGTATAGTCCAAAGGCTTAAAAATCAAAATTTTGAAAATTTTATCTTTTGTGTGAATTATAAAAAACAAATCATAGAAGATTATTTTCAAAAAGGGCAAAAATTTGGGGTTAAAATTTCTTATATTAAAGAGCGTAAAAAACTAGGCACAGCAGGAGCTTTAAGCCTTATAAAACAAGAATTTAAAGAAAGTTTTATCGTTATGAATGCAGACATTTTAACCGAGCTTGATTTTAATGATCTTTTAAAAGCGCATAAAAAATCAAAAGCTTTAATGAGCGTTTGCGTGCGTGAGTTTGAGCAACAAATTCCTTATGGAGTGATCACTCAAAAACAAGGTTTTATAGAAAATATAGAAGAAAAACCTACCCAAAAATTCCTAGTAAGTGCGGGGATTTATGTACTTGAAAATGAAATTTTAAATTTAATTGCTAAAAATGAATACCTAGATATGCCAGAACTCATCAAACTCGCTCTGCAAAAAGGTAAGGTAAATACCTATATCATCAATGATTATTGGATCGACATTGGAAGGCCAGATGAGTTTTTAAAAGCCAATGAGGATTTTAAATGA